A region from the Azospirillum thermophilum genome encodes:
- a CDS encoding sensor histidine kinase, which produces MWDTGPGIPPDQMDAIFEDFYRYGTDRRDSARGLGLGLSIVRRTASILDHPVSVQSKVGRGTMFSISVPIVGDLRDGVPSLTAGHA; this is translated from the coding sequence GTGTGGGACACCGGCCCCGGCATCCCGCCCGACCAGATGGACGCCATCTTCGAGGACTTCTACCGCTACGGCACCGACCGGCGCGACAGCGCGCGCGGCCTCGGCCTCGGCCTGTCGATCGTGCGGCGCACCGCCTCGATCCTCGACCATCCCGTCTCCGTCCAGTCCAAGGTCGGCCGCGGCACCATGTTCTCGATCAGCGTGCCGATCGTCGGCGACCTGCGCGACGGCGTCCCCAGCCTGACCGCCGGCCACGCCTGA
- a CDS encoding glycosyltransferase 61 family protein yields MTTTDPARPEPELTVGEAVRLALDHEQAGRLAEAAAYADAVLGAVPDHCEMQALMAVLLMRQGRPAAGLLARAVAGAGEDAPFFVLLGSLLRRAGRLERAAQAQERAVALDPALGAASFNLANARHAAGQAGAALRAFRQAARLLPRHPEPRRRLAELLLEAGEPAKALELLTGLLHEAPEATALRVGAGNAAAALGRPGQAAAHLRRALALQPDLAEGWTNLGAMLTGPDEPEAADDAVAALRRAVLLRPGFAPARLSLGEALARAAGDAAALPALRTALALRPDDRRSLDRLAASLFRAGEGQAAGVWLARLDRLDGRPPARYEALRILPPAEWSRQAGQPRRVVLPARPPALPEAYLTRVEEGLVHPGLSMVSTDGGALLLDGLHPWSRGSLELLSHVACHAAADDRLLVACRGEPRRIAEEAVLLGGDGNFGHGVLDWASKLCVLDRCIDDHPELAGLPVLVSTTLLPGVAALFALLGLDPGRMRPVDPAVPLSCRRLWLPSLTHRFQDMAPEHMAFLRGRIGRALGIDLDEPAGPERRLYLTRRGSVHRVLVNEEEVAAVLASHGFEPFVPDGLPLEEQIAVLASAEALAAPVGAGTAAVAFARRGTRVLELTHEHCVLPQFGRLCGLLGQPYRQLVGRAVRNRGGLSFDWDHHIPAAAVDAALRELLA; encoded by the coding sequence ATGACGACCACCGATCCCGCCCGGCCGGAGCCGGAGCTGACCGTCGGCGAGGCGGTGCGGCTCGCCCTCGACCATGAACAGGCCGGCCGGCTGGCCGAGGCCGCCGCCTATGCCGACGCCGTGCTGGGCGCGGTCCCCGACCATTGCGAGATGCAGGCGCTGATGGCGGTGCTGCTGATGCGGCAGGGCCGGCCGGCCGCCGGGCTGCTGGCCCGCGCCGTGGCCGGCGCCGGAGAGGATGCGCCCTTCTTCGTCCTGCTCGGCTCGCTGCTCCGCCGCGCCGGCCGGCTGGAGCGGGCGGCGCAGGCGCAGGAGCGGGCGGTGGCGCTCGACCCCGCGCTCGGGGCGGCGAGCTTCAACCTCGCCAATGCCCGTCACGCGGCGGGGCAGGCCGGGGCGGCGCTCCGCGCCTTCCGGCAGGCCGCCCGGCTGCTGCCCCGCCACCCCGAGCCGCGCCGCCGCCTCGCCGAACTGCTGCTGGAGGCCGGCGAGCCGGCCAAGGCGCTGGAGCTTCTGACCGGCCTGCTGCACGAGGCGCCGGAGGCCACCGCCCTCCGGGTCGGCGCCGGCAACGCCGCGGCGGCGCTCGGCCGGCCCGGCCAGGCGGCGGCCCATCTGCGCCGCGCGCTGGCGCTGCAGCCGGATCTGGCGGAGGGCTGGACCAACCTCGGCGCGATGCTGACCGGCCCCGACGAGCCGGAGGCTGCCGACGACGCGGTCGCCGCCCTGCGCCGGGCCGTGCTGCTGCGCCCCGGCTTCGCGCCGGCCCGCCTGTCGCTGGGGGAGGCGCTGGCCCGCGCAGCGGGGGACGCCGCCGCCCTGCCGGCGCTGCGCACGGCGCTCGCCCTGCGGCCGGACGACCGCCGCAGCCTCGACCGCCTCGCGGCCTCGCTGTTCCGGGCGGGGGAGGGGCAGGCGGCGGGCGTCTGGCTGGCCCGTCTGGACCGCCTGGACGGCCGTCCTCCCGCCCGTTACGAGGCGCTGCGCATCCTGCCGCCGGCGGAATGGAGCCGGCAGGCCGGCCAGCCCCGGCGCGTGGTCCTCCCGGCGCGGCCGCCGGCCCTGCCCGAGGCCTACCTGACCCGGGTGGAGGAGGGGCTGGTCCATCCCGGCCTCTCCATGGTGTCGACCGACGGCGGTGCGCTCCTGCTCGACGGGCTGCATCCCTGGTCCCGCGGCAGCCTGGAGCTGCTGTCCCACGTCGCCTGCCATGCGGCGGCGGACGACCGGCTCCTCGTCGCGTGCCGCGGCGAGCCCCGCCGCATCGCGGAGGAGGCCGTGCTGCTGGGCGGCGACGGCAACTTCGGCCACGGGGTGCTGGACTGGGCGTCGAAGCTCTGCGTCCTCGACCGCTGCATCGACGATCATCCGGAGCTTGCCGGGCTGCCGGTCCTGGTCTCAACGACCCTGCTGCCGGGGGTGGCGGCGCTGTTCGCGCTGCTGGGGCTCGATCCCGGCCGGATGCGGCCGGTCGATCCGGCGGTGCCGCTGTCCTGCCGGCGCCTGTGGCTGCCCTCCCTGACCCACCGCTTCCAGGACATGGCGCCGGAGCATATGGCCTTCCTGCGCGGCCGCATCGGGCGGGCGCTGGGGATCGACCTCGACGAGCCGGCGGGGCCGGAGCGCCGCCTCTACCTCACCCGCCGGGGCAGCGTGCACCGCGTCCTGGTGAACGAGGAGGAGGTCGCCGCCGTCCTCGCCTCCCACGGCTTCGAGCCCTTCGTCCCCGACGGCCTGCCGCTGGAGGAGCAGATCGCCGTCCTCGCCTCGGCCGAAGCGCTGGCCGCGCCGGTGGGGGCGGGGACCGCCGCCGTCGCCTTCGCCCGCCGCGGCACCCGCGTGCTGGAACTGACGCACGAACACTGCGTGCTGCCGCAGTTCGGCCGGCTCTGCGGCCTGCTCGGCCAGCCCTACCGGCAGCTCGTCGGGCGGGCGGTGCGCAACCGCGGCGGCCTCTCCTTCGACTGGGACCACCACATCCCGGCGGCGGCCGTCGATGCGGCGTTGCGGGAGCTTCTGGCCTGA
- a CDS encoding bifunctional enoyl-CoA hydratase/phosphate acetyltransferase, with the protein MIENVTFDEIEIGQKASLSRRLTMSDIELFATVSGDINPAHLDEEYAADSLFHKVIGHGMWSGSLISAVLGTLLPGPGTIYLGQDLRFKRPVGLGDIITVTVTAREKRPEKNVVVFDCTALNQDGKEVVSGTAEVIAPTEKVRRAAAELPQVQVIRHDGHELMLKKCETLPPVPTAVVHPCDESSLRGAVEAAEASLIDPVLIGPEAKIRAVAEIHGLDVSRYRIVDVPHSHASAETGVRLARAGECEAVMKGSLHTDELMAEVVRKETGLRTGRRLSHVFVMNVPTYPRPLLITDAAINIYPTLEDKVDIVQNAIDLAKVLGVDVPRVAILSAVETVNPKIASTLEAAALCKMADRGQIRGGVLDGPLAFDNAISLEAARTKGIKSEVAGQADILLVPDLEAGNMLAKQLSFLANADAAGIVLGAKVPVILTSRADTVRTRLASCAVAVLTAAARRRGAAAAAE; encoded by the coding sequence ATGATCGAAAACGTCACCTTCGATGAGATCGAGATCGGCCAGAAGGCGAGCCTGTCGCGCCGCCTGACCATGTCGGACATCGAGCTGTTCGCGACCGTCTCGGGCGACATCAACCCCGCCCATCTGGACGAGGAGTATGCCGCCGACAGCCTGTTCCACAAGGTGATCGGCCATGGCATGTGGTCGGGCTCGCTGATCTCCGCCGTGCTCGGCACGCTGCTGCCCGGCCCGGGCACGATCTATCTCGGCCAGGACCTGCGCTTCAAGCGCCCGGTCGGCCTCGGCGACATCATCACCGTGACCGTCACCGCCCGCGAGAAGCGGCCGGAGAAGAACGTCGTGGTGTTCGACTGCACCGCCCTCAACCAGGACGGCAAGGAAGTCGTCTCCGGCACCGCCGAGGTCATCGCCCCCACCGAGAAGGTCCGCCGCGCCGCCGCCGAGCTGCCGCAGGTCCAGGTCATCCGGCATGACGGCCACGAGCTGATGCTGAAGAAGTGCGAGACGCTGCCGCCGGTCCCGACCGCGGTGGTGCACCCGTGCGACGAGAGCTCGCTGCGCGGCGCCGTCGAGGCGGCCGAGGCCAGCCTGATCGACCCGGTGCTGATCGGACCGGAGGCCAAGATCCGCGCCGTGGCGGAGATCCACGGGCTCGACGTCTCGCGCTACCGCATCGTCGACGTGCCGCACAGCCATGCCTCGGCCGAGACCGGCGTCCGGCTCGCCCGCGCCGGCGAGTGCGAGGCGGTGATGAAGGGCAGCCTGCACACCGACGAGCTGATGGCCGAGGTCGTCCGCAAGGAGACCGGGCTGCGCACCGGCCGCCGGCTCAGCCACGTCTTCGTGATGAACGTCCCGACCTATCCGCGGCCCCTGCTGATCACCGATGCGGCGATCAACATCTACCCGACGCTGGAGGACAAGGTCGACATCGTCCAGAACGCCATCGACCTTGCCAAGGTGCTGGGCGTCGACGTTCCGCGGGTCGCCATCCTGTCGGCGGTCGAGACGGTGAACCCGAAGATCGCCTCGACGCTGGAGGCGGCGGCTCTCTGCAAGATGGCCGACCGCGGCCAGATCCGCGGCGGCGTCCTCGACGGCCCGCTGGCCTTCGACAACGCCATCAGCCTGGAGGCCGCCCGCACCAAGGGCATCAAGTCCGAGGTCGCCGGCCAGGCCGACATCCTGCTGGTGCCCGACCTGGAGGCCGGCAACATGCTGGCCAAGCAGCTCTCCTTCCTGGCCAACGCCGATGCCGCGGGCATCGTGCTGGGCGCCAAGGTCCCGGTCATCCTGACCAGCCGCGCCGACACCGTGCGCACCCGGCTGGCCTCCTGCGCCGTCGCCGTGCTCACCGCCGCCGCCCGGCGCCGGGGCGCCGCCGCCGCGGCCGAGTAA
- a CDS encoding acetate/propionate family kinase: protein MSGRALLVINAGSSSLKFSVFRDDGQGDPAAAINGQISGIGTTPVFEAKDAKRAPLATRSWTGGEAPDRAGLLRFLLDWIEEHLDGATLAAAGHRVVHGGTRYAAPVRLTPEVMDELEGFVPLAPLHQPHNLAAIRALAEAHPELVQVACFDTAFHRGQPWQAQTFALPRELTEEGVRRYGFHGLSYEYIARRLPQIAPGLADGRVVVAHLGSGASMCAIHGGRSVDSTMGFTALDGLPMGTRCGTIDPGVLIYLMREKGMDAGCIERLLYNRSGLLGVSGVSNDMRALLESIDPHAEQAVELFCFRIAKETGALASSMGGIDALVFTAGIGERSAPVRARVGDKLGWLGVAIDEEANEANRSCISTPASRIPVYVIPTDEELMIALHTRNALG, encoded by the coding sequence ATGAGCGGCAGAGCCCTTCTCGTCATCAACGCCGGCTCGTCCAGCCTGAAGTTCTCGGTCTTCCGGGACGACGGGCAGGGCGACCCGGCCGCCGCCATCAACGGCCAGATCTCCGGCATCGGCACCACCCCCGTCTTCGAGGCCAAGGACGCCAAGCGCGCCCCGCTGGCGACCCGGAGCTGGACGGGTGGCGAGGCGCCGGACCGTGCCGGGCTGCTCCGCTTCCTGCTCGACTGGATCGAGGAGCATCTGGACGGCGCCACGCTGGCCGCCGCCGGGCACCGGGTGGTCCATGGCGGCACCCGCTACGCCGCCCCGGTCCGCCTGACGCCGGAGGTGATGGACGAGCTGGAGGGCTTCGTCCCGCTCGCCCCGCTGCACCAGCCGCACAACCTCGCCGCCATCCGCGCGCTGGCCGAGGCGCATCCCGAGCTGGTGCAGGTCGCCTGCTTCGACACCGCCTTCCACCGCGGCCAGCCCTGGCAGGCGCAGACCTTCGCCCTGCCGCGCGAGCTGACGGAGGAGGGCGTGCGCCGTTACGGCTTCCACGGCCTCAGCTACGAGTACATCGCCCGCCGCCTGCCGCAGATCGCCCCCGGTCTGGCCGACGGCCGGGTGGTGGTCGCCCATCTCGGCAGCGGCGCCAGCATGTGCGCCATCCATGGCGGGCGCAGCGTCGACAGCACCATGGGCTTCACCGCGCTGGACGGGCTGCCCATGGGCACCCGCTGCGGCACCATCGATCCCGGCGTGCTGATCTACCTGATGCGCGAGAAGGGCATGGACGCCGGCTGCATCGAGCGGCTGCTCTACAACCGGTCCGGCCTGCTCGGCGTCTCCGGCGTCTCCAACGACATGCGGGCGCTGCTGGAGAGCATCGACCCCCATGCCGAGCAGGCGGTGGAGCTGTTCTGCTTCCGCATCGCCAAGGAGACCGGGGCGCTCGCCTCCTCGATGGGCGGCATCGACGCGCTGGTCTTCACCGCCGGCATCGGCGAGCGCTCCGCCCCGGTGCGCGCACGGGTCGGCGACAAGCTCGGCTGGCTCGGCGTCGCCATCGACGAGGAGGCGAACGAGGCCAACCGCTCCTGCATCTCCACCCCGGCGAGCCGCATTCCCGTCTATGTCATCCCGACCGACGAGGAACTGATGATCGCCCTGCACACCCGCAACGCCCTGGGCTGA
- the ykgO gene encoding type B 50S ribosomal protein L36: protein MKIVNSLKSMKTRHKACRVIRRKGRVYVINKQNPRFKARQG, encoded by the coding sequence ATGAAGATCGTCAACTCGCTGAAGTCGATGAAGACGCGCCACAAGGCTTGCCGCGTGATCCGCCGCAAGGGCCGCGTCTACGTCATCAACAAGCAGAACCCGCGTTTCAAGGCCCGCCAGGGCTGA
- a CDS encoding FAD-linked oxidase C-terminal domain-containing protein has product MKMPEPDSGVIARRRQIVEALRAIVPGEGVIVDEAELRAYECDGLTAYRQLPLVVALPSTVEQVSRILKTCKEMAVKVVPRGAGTSLSGGALPLADGVLLGMGKFNRILEIDYENRCVVAQPGVTNLGISNAVAHEGFYYAPDPSSQIACTIGGNIAENSGGVHCLKYGLTTNNVLGVEMVLMDGTIVRLGGKHLESGGYDLMGIVTGSEGLLGVVTEVTVRILRKPATARAVLLGFPSSEQAGDCVAAIIAAGIIPGGMEMMDRPAIHAAEDFVHAGYPLDVEALLIVELDGPAAEVDHLIGRVEAIAGDHGACYARTSTSEEERLAFWAGRKAAFPAVGRISPDYYCMDGTIPRKALPLVLQRMQEMSDQYGLRVANVFHAGDGNLHPLILYDANRPGELERAEAFGNDILRLCVQVGGVLTGEHGVGVEKRDLMTDQFDAADLEQQQRLKCAFDPDGLLNPGKVFPTLHRCAELGRLHVHQGALRFPDIPRF; this is encoded by the coding sequence ATGAAGATGCCGGAACCCGACAGCGGGGTGATCGCCCGCCGCCGCCAGATCGTCGAGGCCCTGCGCGCCATCGTGCCGGGCGAGGGGGTGATCGTCGACGAGGCGGAACTGCGCGCCTACGAGTGCGACGGGCTGACCGCCTACCGCCAGCTTCCCCTGGTCGTCGCCCTGCCCAGCACGGTGGAGCAGGTCAGCCGCATCCTGAAGACCTGCAAGGAGATGGCGGTCAAGGTCGTGCCCCGCGGGGCCGGGACCTCGCTGTCGGGCGGGGCGCTGCCGCTGGCCGACGGGGTGCTGCTCGGCATGGGCAAGTTCAACCGCATCCTGGAGATCGACTACGAGAACCGCTGCGTCGTCGCCCAGCCGGGCGTGACCAACCTCGGCATCTCCAACGCGGTGGCGCATGAGGGCTTCTATTACGCCCCCGATCCATCCAGCCAGATCGCCTGCACCATCGGCGGCAACATCGCGGAGAATTCCGGCGGCGTGCATTGCCTGAAATACGGCCTGACCACCAACAACGTGCTGGGGGTCGAGATGGTGCTGATGGATGGCACCATCGTCCGGCTGGGCGGCAAGCATCTCGAGTCGGGCGGCTACGACCTGATGGGGATCGTCACCGGCTCCGAAGGGCTTCTCGGCGTGGTGACGGAGGTGACGGTGCGCATCCTGCGCAAGCCGGCCACCGCCCGCGCCGTGCTTCTGGGCTTTCCCAGCAGCGAGCAGGCCGGCGACTGCGTGGCCGCCATCATCGCCGCCGGCATCATTCCCGGCGGCATGGAGATGATGGACCGGCCGGCCATCCATGCGGCGGAGGACTTCGTCCATGCCGGCTACCCGCTGGACGTCGAGGCGCTGCTGATCGTCGAGCTGGACGGGCCGGCCGCCGAGGTGGACCACCTGATCGGGCGGGTCGAGGCCATCGCCGGCGACCATGGCGCCTGCTATGCCCGCACCTCGACCTCGGAGGAGGAGCGGCTGGCCTTCTGGGCCGGGCGCAAGGCCGCCTTCCCGGCGGTCGGCCGCATCAGTCCCGACTATTACTGCATGGACGGGACCATCCCGCGCAAGGCGCTGCCGCTGGTGCTGCAGCGGATGCAGGAGATGTCGGACCAGTACGGGCTGCGGGTCGCCAACGTCTTCCATGCCGGCGACGGCAACCTGCATCCGCTGATCCTCTATGACGCCAACAGGCCGGGCGAACTGGAGCGGGCGGAGGCCTTCGGCAACGACATCCTGCGGCTGTGCGTGCAGGTCGGCGGCGTGCTGACCGGCGAGCATGGGGTGGGGGTGGAGAAGCGCGACCTGATGACCGACCAGTTCGACGCGGCGGACCTGGAGCAGCAGCAGCGGCTGAAATGCGCCTTCGACCCGGACGGTCTGCTGAACCCCGGCAAGGTGTTCCCGACCCTGCACCGCTGCGCCGAGCTCGGCCGGCTGCACGTCCACCAGGGCGCGCTGCGCTTTCCCGACATCCCGCGGTTCTGA
- the glcE gene encoding glycolate oxidase subunit GlcE, which yields MTVTTLKPETPDQLVEAVRWALSAGEPLELLGSGSKRGLGRPVQAGHALDLSAFSGIVAYEPEELVLTARAGTPMADILPLLAGARQHLAFEPPDTGALYGRPAGEGTLGGLLASGLAGPRRISAGSARDHTLGIAGVSGRGELYKGGGKVVKNVTGYDMPKLMAGSFGTLTALTEVTVKVLPAPEDSRTLLVAGLDDAAAVAALGRALRSPHEVSGAAHLPANVAGHSSVAAVAEGGGAMTLVRVEGFGPSVAARVAALKEELRADAVLDRDASLALWREVRDAVWFAPPGNGAPLPHLWKLSVPPAEGPRVAEAIRRTLEAELFFDWGGGLLWVALPGDGSAEAASAIRRAVGASGHATLVRAPEQVRAAADVFHPLPEPVMALTRRVKESFDPRGVLNPGRLYAGV from the coding sequence ATGACCGTCACAACCCTGAAGCCGGAAACGCCGGACCAGCTCGTCGAAGCCGTCCGCTGGGCGCTGTCGGCGGGCGAGCCGCTGGAACTGCTGGGCAGCGGGAGCAAGCGCGGGCTCGGACGGCCGGTCCAGGCCGGCCATGCGCTGGATCTCTCCGCCTTCTCCGGCATCGTCGCCTATGAACCGGAGGAACTGGTGCTGACCGCCAGGGCCGGCACGCCGATGGCCGACATCCTGCCGCTGCTGGCCGGGGCGCGGCAGCATCTCGCCTTCGAGCCGCCGGACACCGGCGCCCTCTACGGCCGACCGGCGGGGGAGGGGACGCTCGGCGGGCTGCTGGCCAGCGGTCTCGCCGGGCCGCGGCGGATCAGCGCCGGCTCGGCCCGCGACCATACGCTGGGCATCGCCGGGGTCAGCGGCCGGGGCGAGCTCTACAAGGGCGGCGGCAAGGTGGTGAAGAACGTCACCGGCTATGACATGCCGAAGCTGATGGCCGGCTCCTTCGGGACGCTGACCGCGCTGACCGAGGTGACGGTGAAGGTCCTGCCGGCGCCGGAGGACAGCCGCACGCTGCTGGTCGCCGGATTGGATGATGCTGCGGCGGTGGCGGCCCTCGGCCGTGCGCTGCGGAGTCCGCACGAGGTGTCGGGGGCGGCCCATCTGCCGGCCAACGTCGCCGGCCACTCCTCCGTCGCCGCGGTGGCCGAGGGCGGTGGCGCCATGACGCTGGTGCGGGTGGAGGGTTTCGGCCCGTCGGTCGCCGCCCGCGTCGCCGCCCTGAAGGAGGAGCTGCGGGCCGATGCGGTGCTCGACCGCGACGCCTCGCTGGCGCTCTGGCGGGAGGTGCGCGATGCCGTGTGGTTCGCCCCCCCTGGTAACGGCGCCCCGCTTCCCCATCTGTGGAAGCTGTCGGTGCCGCCGGCCGAGGGGCCGCGGGTTGCCGAGGCGATCCGTCGGACGCTGGAGGCGGAGCTGTTCTTCGACTGGGGCGGCGGACTCCTCTGGGTCGCGCTGCCGGGCGACGGCTCCGCGGAGGCGGCGTCGGCGATCCGCAGGGCGGTGGGGGCCTCCGGCCATGCCACCCTGGTGCGGGCGCCGGAGCAGGTGCGGGCCGCCGCCGATGTCTTCCATCCGCTTCCCGAGCCGGTGATGGCGCTGACGCGCCGGGTGAAGGAGAGCTTCGACCCACGCGGCGTTCTCAACCCCGGCCGCCTTTACGCGGGCGTGTGA
- the glcF gene encoding glycolate oxidase subunit GlcF — translation MQTNFSLAQLADAANRESEAILRKCVHCGFCTATCPTYVLLGDELDSPRGRIYQIKEMLETGGTPSETTVKHIDRCLSCLSCMTTCPSGVHYMHLVDHARAHIEATYQRPKADRAMRDLLARVLPNPALLRLALLGAWGAKPFAGLFPKRLRAMLKLAPASLPGPSHADRPGVHRAEGTRRMRVALLIGCAQRVLGPQINEAAIRLLTRAGIEVVVSKGADCCGALTHHMGREEQAMTAARATIDAWTREIEGEGLDAVVIITSGCGTSVKDYGFLFREDAAYAAKAARIAGLARDVTELLAEAGLPAATVETGQAIAYHSACSMQHGQRIREQPRALLRAAGFRVKEIPEAHLCCGSAGTYNILQPELAGQLRDRKVRAIEGTAPDAVAAGNIGCITQIGGGTGIPVVHTVELLDWATGGPLPDALAGNPAFARRPALA, via the coding sequence ATGCAGACCAACTTCTCCCTCGCCCAGCTCGCCGACGCAGCCAACCGCGAGTCGGAAGCCATCCTGCGCAAATGCGTCCATTGCGGCTTCTGCACGGCGACCTGCCCGACCTATGTCCTGCTGGGCGACGAGCTGGACAGCCCGCGCGGGCGCATCTACCAGATCAAGGAGATGCTGGAGACGGGCGGCACCCCGAGCGAGACGACGGTCAAGCACATCGACCGCTGCCTGTCCTGCCTGTCCTGCATGACGACCTGCCCGTCGGGCGTGCATTACATGCATCTGGTCGATCACGCCCGCGCCCATATCGAGGCGACCTACCAACGCCCGAAGGCCGACCGGGCGATGCGCGACCTGCTGGCCCGCGTGCTGCCCAATCCGGCGCTGCTGCGGCTGGCCCTGCTCGGCGCCTGGGGGGCGAAGCCCTTCGCCGGGCTGTTCCCGAAGCGGTTGCGCGCCATGCTGAAGCTGGCGCCGGCCTCGCTGCCCGGACCGAGCCACGCCGACCGGCCCGGCGTCCATCGGGCGGAGGGGACGCGGCGGATGCGCGTCGCGCTGCTGATCGGCTGCGCGCAGCGGGTGCTGGGGCCGCAGATCAACGAGGCGGCGATCCGCCTGCTGACCCGCGCCGGCATCGAGGTGGTGGTGTCGAAGGGGGCCGACTGCTGCGGCGCCTTGACGCATCACATGGGACGGGAGGAGCAGGCGATGACCGCCGCCCGCGCCACCATCGACGCCTGGACCCGCGAGATCGAGGGCGAGGGGCTGGACGCGGTGGTCATCATCACCTCGGGCTGCGGCACCAGCGTCAAGGACTATGGCTTCCTGTTCCGCGAGGACGCGGCCTATGCGGCGAAGGCGGCGCGCATCGCCGGCCTTGCCCGCGATGTGACGGAACTGCTGGCCGAGGCCGGGCTGCCCGCCGCGACGGTGGAGACCGGGCAGGCCATCGCCTACCATTCCGCCTGCTCCATGCAGCACGGCCAGCGCATCCGCGAGCAGCCGCGCGCCCTGCTGCGCGCCGCCGGCTTCCGGGTGAAGGAGATTCCCGAGGCGCATCTGTGCTGCGGCTCCGCCGGGACCTACAACATCCTGCAGCCGGAGCTTGCCGGACAGCTCCGCGACCGCAAGGTCCGCGCCATCGAAGGCACGGCGCCCGATGCGGTCGCCGCCGGCAACATCGGCTGCATCACCCAGATCGGCGGCGGCACCGGCATTCCGGTGGTCCACACGGTCGAACTGCTGGACTGGGCGACCGGCGGACCCTTGCCCGACGCGCTGGCTGGAAACCCGGCCTTTGCACGACGCCCGGCTCTCGCGTAG
- the pcsA gene encoding phosphatidylcholine synthase, translating into METSLTTTEEGRTASGLASYDYGIARRLSAWGVHVFTASGAVLGLLGLLSVAAGDAKACLAWLGLALVVDGVDGTLARRASVKQVLPGIDGSVLDLVIDYLTYVVVPAVFMHRFGLLPDGFGVAFAGWVLLTSLYCFANVGMKSGDNYFVGFPAIWNVVALYLWILGLDPWINAGVVLVLGLLTFTTVKFLHPFRVRKLMRLNILVTGLWLASSAALVELQPERPMALFLLWIATSAYYAGMCLWRTLRGPSRE; encoded by the coding sequence ATGGAAACCAGCCTGACCACCACCGAGGAGGGACGGACCGCCTCCGGCCTTGCCAGCTACGACTATGGCATCGCACGGCGTCTGTCGGCCTGGGGCGTCCATGTCTTCACCGCCAGCGGCGCCGTCCTCGGGCTGCTCGGCCTGCTGTCGGTCGCCGCGGGGGACGCCAAGGCCTGCCTTGCCTGGCTGGGTCTCGCCCTGGTGGTGGACGGGGTGGACGGGACGCTGGCCCGCCGCGCCTCGGTCAAGCAGGTGCTGCCGGGGATCGACGGGTCGGTGCTCGACCTCGTGATCGACTATCTGACCTATGTGGTGGTGCCGGCGGTCTTCATGCACCGCTTCGGGCTGCTGCCCGACGGCTTCGGCGTCGCCTTCGCCGGATGGGTCCTGCTGACCTCGCTCTACTGCTTCGCCAATGTCGGGATGAAGAGCGGCGACAATTATTTCGTCGGCTTCCCGGCCATCTGGAACGTGGTCGCGCTCTATCTCTGGATCCTGGGCCTCGACCCGTGGATCAACGCCGGGGTGGTTCTGGTGCTGGGGCTGCTGACCTTCACGACGGTCAAGTTCCTCCACCCCTTCCGGGTGCGCAAGCTGATGCGGCTGAACATCCTGGTCACCGGCCTGTGGCTGGCGTCGAGCGCTGCGCTGGTGGAACTGCAGCCCGAGCGGCCGATGGCGCTGTTCCTGCTGTGGATCGCGACCTCCGCCTATTACGCCGGCATGTGCCTGTGGCGGACCCTGCGCGGCCCGTCGCGGGAGTAG